A part of Pseudochaenichthys georgianus chromosome 23, fPseGeo1.2, whole genome shotgun sequence genomic DNA contains:
- the samm50l gene encoding sorting and assembly machinery component 50 homolog B produces the protein MGTVHAKSLDPLPMHGRDLGVHPDDLVELPEPEQESKQEILENKAVVVQHVNVQGLGRTKEDLLGYEISEVFHAKNLIDVMKKSHIARQKLLRLGIFKEVEVLIDTSEGSDALPNGLDVTFEVTEVKRLTGSYNTMVGNNEGSMVLGLKLPNVFGRAEKLTFQFSYGTKETSYGLSFFKPQPGNFERNLILNLYKVTGQFPWSSLKETDRGASAEFNFPLGMTNHTLKWEGVWRELGCLARSASFAVREESGHSLKSALSHTVSIDSRNSAIFPSRGALLRINQELAGYTGGDASFLKEDFELQLNKRLFWDSVLSASLWGGMLCPIGGQPSCIADRFYLGGPTSVRGFGMYSIGPQSEGDYLGGEAYWAGGLHLYTPLPFRPGKGGFGDLFRTHFFLNAGNLCNLNYGEGPRAHLQKMAECLRWSYGAGIVLRLGNIARLELNYCVPMGVQSGDRICDGVQFGAGIRFL, from the exons ATGGGGACTGTCCATGCTAAG AGTCTGGATCCTctcccgatgcatggccgagaTTTGGGCGTCCACCCTGATGACTTGGTCGAGCTTCCAGAACCGGAGCAGGAATCCAAGCAGGAGATCCTCGAAAACAAAGCT GTGGTCGTCCAACATGTTAACGTCCAGGGTCTTGGAAGAACTAAAGAGGATCTGCTCGGCTATGAGATCTCTGAGGTTTTCCACGCAAAAAACCTCATTGAT GTGATGAAAAAATCTCACATCGCCAGACAGAAGCTTCTCCGCCTGGGAATCTTCAAAGAGGTGGAGGTTCTTATCGATACATCTGAAG GTTCAGATGCCTTGCCCAACGGTCTGGATGTAACTTTTGAAGTGACGGAGGTAAAGAGGCTGACAGGAAGCTACAACACCATGGTTGGCAACAATGAAGGAAGCATG GTGCTGGGTCTGAAGTTACCTAACGTGTTCGGTCGAGCTGAGAAACTCACCTTCCAGTTCTCCTACGGGACCAAGGAGACGTCATACGGCCTGTCCTTCTTCAAGCCCCAACCCGGAAACTTTGAACGCAA CCTCATCCTCAACCTGTACAAAGTCACCGGTCAGTTCCCATGGAGCTCCTTAAAAGAAACTGACAGAGGCGCATCTGCAGAGTTTAAT TTCCCCCTCGGGATGACCAACCACACGTTGAAGTGGGAGGGTGTGTGGAGGGAGCTGGGCTGCCTGGCGCGCAGTGCGTCCTTCGCCGTGCGGGAGGAGAGCGGACACTCGCTGAAATCTGCCCTCTCG CACACTGTGTCGATCGATTCAAGGAATTCTGCTATCTTCCCCAGCAGGGGTGCATTACTCCGGATCAACCAG GAACTGGCTGGGTACACAGGTGGAGACGCCAGCTTCTTGAAAGAGGATTTTGAGCTACAGCTCAACAAACGACTTTTCTGGGACTCG GTCTTGTCTGCTTCTCTGTGGGGCGGGATGCTTTGTCCCATCGGAGGACAGCCGTCCTGCATCGCTGACAG GTTCTACCTTGGAGGTCCCACCAGTGTACGAGGGTTTGGGATGTATAGCATTGGGCCACAGAGTGAAG GTGACTATCTTGGTGGAGAGGCGTACTGGGCAGGTGGTCTGCACCTCTACACTCCTCTGCCCTTCAGACCGGGCAAGGGGGGCTTCGGTGACCTTTTCAGAACGCACTTCTTCCTCAATGCAGGAAACCTCTGCAACCTCAACTACG GTGAGGGTCCCCGGGCTCACCTTCAGAAGATGGCAGAGTGTCTTCGCTGGTCGTACGGAGCAGGCATCGTGTTGCGGCTCGGTAACATCGCCAGGCTGGAGCTCAACTACTGTGTGCCCATGGGAGTTCAGAGTGGAGACAG GATATGTGATGGTGTACAGTTTGGAGCAGGAATCCGCTTCCTGTGA
- the LOC117439207 gene encoding chromodomain-helicase-DNA-binding protein 8-like yields MTCSSVRHRFGQSKAVKVYRLITRNYEREMLDKASLKLGLDRPVLQSMSGNNNGPVQQFSKKEIEDLLRKGAYAAIMDENDEGNRFC; encoded by the exons ATGACCTGCag CTCGGTTCGTCATCGTTTTGGCCAGTCTAAGGCGGTGAAGGTGTACCGTCTGATCACTAGAAACTATGAGAGGGAAATGCTGGATAAAGCTAGTCTGAAGCTCGGGCTGGACCGTCCCGTCCTGCAGAGCATGAGTGGCAACAACAACGgg CCGGTCCAGCAGTTCTCCAAGAAGGAGATCGAGGACCTGCTGAGGAAAGGAGCCTACGCCGCCATCATGGACGAGAACGACGAAGGCAATCGCTTCTGCTAG